The DNA segment ATGTTTGGTTTCATGGACGTTAAATGACATGAATAATTAATTGTTTAATAAATATCGTTACGATAATTGCAGAAATAATTTAAGATGGATTTGGTTTTGTGAGCGATATTTGAAGATTAGACATTAACTGGTTTGTTTTTCAGGTGAGAATTTCTTGCAGCTTCTAATATTTTTGCTTGTATCAAGAGATCCGATTCGAAATTAAAACACGATTGGGCTACATTAAGGACTTGTTTTGAAAACGAGTCTATCATTAATCGGAAATGGTTTGTTGGTTTGATGAATGTCTCTTTTTTGTTTGTGGATTCGACAATCAGAGATGCGGACATATCTGGTGGAATGTTATAAGCCCTCGATAGTCGTAAATGTCCTTTATCTCCCCATATTTCATATTTAGATTGGTAAAATAAACCATATCCAAATTCCATATGAGCAAATTTATTGTCATCATATTTGAGAAATAATACTCCTTTCACATCAATGCCAGATTTTTTATCAATTACAGGGGAATAGAATGCAGATTGTGGCTCTTTGCCAAAAATTATTCTGCTAGCACATATCGGATAACATCCCGCATCATTTAGTATTCCACCACCGAGTTCCTTTTTGTAGCGTATATCATCAAAAGGAACCTGAGAAAATCCATACTTGCCATAAAATGAGAATATTTTTCCAATCTTTCCCGTTTTGATGATTTCATTGACTTTTTGATGTGATGGATGGAATCTGAACATAAATCCTTCCATGAGCCTAACATTGTGTTTTTTGCATGCATTTACCATTTTTTTTGCAGATTCGTATGAGGTTGTGGAGGATTTCTCACACAGAATGTGTTTTTTTGCTCTAGCAGCTTTGATTACCCATTCTTCATGGAGTCCAATTGGTAGTGAAACATACACGACATCAACATGATTATCA comes from the Candidatus Nitrosotenuis cloacae genome and includes:
- a CDS encoding Gfo/Idh/MocA family protein; this translates as MFLIKKLRFGIIGCSRIALSSTIPAILQSKFASLEYIGSRDILKAETFSKKFQCKKFGSYQDVLNDNHVDVVYVSLPIGLHEEWVIKAARAKKHILCEKSSTTSYESAKKMVNACKKHNVRLMEGFMFRFHPSHQKVNEIIKTGKIGKIFSFYGKYGFSQVPFDDIRYKKELGGGILNDAGCYPICASRIIFGKEPQSAFYSPVIDKKSGIDVKGVLFLKYDDNKFAHMEFGYGLFYQSKYEIWGDKGHLRLSRAYNIPPDMSASLIVESTNKKETFIKPTNHFRLMIDSFSKQVLNVAQSCFNFESDLLIQAKILEAARNSHLKNKPVNV